AGGGCAAAATCGCACTGGATGGTGGCGCACTGCCACTTTCTCCCCAGGGCGTCCTTGAGCTTTATGTCGATCTTCGGTCCGTAGAAGGCGCCGTCACCCTCGTTGAGATCGTAAGGCAGGCCCTCGGTGTCGAGCACCTCCTTGAGGGCCTTTTCGGCCCTTTCCCAATCCTCGTCGCTCCCGATGGATTTTGACGGTCTCGTGCTTATCTCCATCTCGAACTCAAAACCGAAGATGGCCATGACGTCCTGCACGAAGCGGATGATGGCCAGGATCTCCTCGTGGAGTTGATCGGGACGAAGGAAGATGTGAGCATCGTCCTGAGTGAACTCCCTGACCCTCATGAGACCGTGGAGAACGCCGGACTTTTCGTGGCGGCAGACGGTCCCGAGCTCGAAGTATCTCAGAGGCAGTTCGCGGTAGCTCCTCACCTGCGACTTGTAGACCATGATGTGGGAGAGGCAGTTCATCGGCTTGATGCCGTATTCCACCTCGTCGACCTTCGTGAAGTACATGTTCTCGCGGTAGTTCTCGAAATGGCCCGACTTCTTCCACATGTCCATCTTCAGTATGTGGGGGCCGACGACGAACTGGTAACCCCTTTTCAGGTGTTCCCTGCGTTCGAAATCCTCGAGGAGCCAGCGAAGAAGAGCGCCTTTGGGGTGGTATATGACGAGCCCCGCGCCGACCTCGTCGGATACACTGAAGAGGTCGAGGTCTTTCCCGATCCTCCTGTGGTCTCTCTTTTTCACCTCTTCGAGGAAGGTGAGGTATTGCTTGAGCGCCTTCTCGTCGGCGAATGCGGTGCCGTAGATGCGCGTCAGCATCTTGTTGCGTTCGTCCCCCCTCCAGTACGCCCCGGCGAGGCTCAGGAGCTTGAAGGCCTTGATCTTGCCCGTCGAGGAAAGGTGAGGCCCGCGGCAGAGGTCCGTGAAGGAGCCCTGGGTATACATGCTCACCTCGTCGTCGCCGATGGCCTCGAGAAGCTCCACCTTGTATGGTTCACCCATCTCCTTGAACATGGCTATGGCATCCTGCCTCTTGACGACCCTGCGTTCAATGGGGATATCCTCGGCGGCCAGCTCATTCATGCGTTTTTCGATCTTCGGCAGGTCCTCTTCCGT
Above is a window of Syntrophorhabdus sp. DNA encoding:
- the thrS gene encoding threonine--tRNA ligase gives rise to the protein MDENLDMIRHSASHLMAQAVRDLYPGVRVAIGPSIETGFYYDFDYEPGFTEEDLPKIEKRMNELAAEDIPIERRVVKRQDAIAMFKEMGEPYKVELLEAIGDDEVSMYTQGSFTDLCRGPHLSSTGKIKAFKLLSLAGAYWRGDERNKMLTRIYGTAFADEKALKQYLTFLEEVKKRDHRRIGKDLDLFSVSDEVGAGLVIYHPKGALLRWLLEDFERREHLKRGYQFVVGPHILKMDMWKKSGHFENYRENMYFTKVDEVEYGIKPMNCLSHIMVYKSQVRSYRELPLRYFELGTVCRHEKSGVLHGLMRVREFTQDDAHIFLRPDQLHEEILAIIRFVQDVMAIFGFEFEMEISTRPSKSIGSDEDWERAEKALKEVLDTEGLPYDLNEGDGAFYGPKIDIKLKDALGRKWQCATIQCDFALPERFDLHYTDSDGVRKRPVMLHRVVLGALERFMGVLIEHYGGKFPVWLAPVQVVVMNITDDQAPYVKSIADALAGEGIRVETDLRNEKLSLKIRESVVKKIPYMVIAGKKEMESNTLTVRVRDGGELKDIGLQDFADRVKDENITRR